One stretch of Magnetococcales bacterium DNA includes these proteins:
- the neuC gene encoding UDP-N-acetylglucosamine 2-epimerase (hydrolyzing), whose protein sequence is AEYGHLYWVMKEIAQAPDLALQVVVTAAHLVNEFGLTWQRIEADGFEIAARVEMLLGSDTPVGVAKSMGVGLIGFAETFARLKPDLIVVLGDRFELLSICQAAVHAGIPIAHIHGGEITEGLIDEAVRHSVSKMSHLHFTAAEPYRRRVIQMGENPERVFNVGAPGLDHLTKTPRLSREEWQEATGFRLGEVNLLVTYHPVTLESRYPGEPFSELLQALDGFPQARIIFTKANADTQGRIINRMIDDHVARQPERCGAFTSLGTKLYFSALPLMDAVVGNSSSGLIEVPFFKIPTINLGDRQKGRLKAASVIDCQESRADITRAIKKTLSADFRRTLASVTSPYGVGEAARRIVEIIQATPLKSLTEKSFYAPKEWGDGEGG, encoded by the coding sequence GCCGAATATGGCCACCTCTATTGGGTGATGAAGGAGATCGCCCAAGCCCCCGATCTGGCACTTCAGGTGGTGGTGACGGCGGCCCATCTGGTGAATGAATTTGGTCTGACCTGGCAGCGGATCGAAGCCGACGGCTTTGAAATAGCCGCCCGAGTGGAGATGCTTTTGGGGAGCGATACGCCGGTGGGGGTGGCGAAATCCATGGGGGTGGGGTTGATTGGCTTTGCTGAGACCTTTGCGCGGCTTAAACCAGACCTGATCGTGGTGCTGGGGGATCGGTTTGAGCTGCTTTCAATCTGCCAGGCAGCCGTCCACGCAGGCATTCCCATCGCCCACATCCATGGGGGGGAGATCACCGAGGGGTTGATCGATGAGGCGGTGCGCCATTCGGTCAGTAAAATGTCCCATCTGCACTTTACCGCCGCCGAACCCTATCGCAGGCGGGTGATTCAGATGGGGGAGAATCCAGAGCGGGTGTTTAATGTGGGGGCACCAGGGCTTGATCATTTGACCAAAACCCCGCGTCTCTCTCGGGAGGAGTGGCAGGAGGCGACAGGGTTTAGGTTGGGAGAGGTCAATCTTCTCGTCACCTACCACCCCGTCACCCTGGAGAGTCGCTATCCGGGGGAGCCGTTTTCGGAACTGTTGCAGGCTCTGGACGGTTTTCCCCAGGCCAGGATCATCTTTACCAAAGCCAATGCCGATACCCAGGGGCGGATTATCAACCGCATGATCGATGACCATGTGGCGCGTCAGCCCGAACGGTGTGGGGCTTTCACCAGCTTGGGTACCAAACTCTATTTCAGCGCCCTGCCATTGATGGATGCCGTGGTGGGGAACTCCTCCAGCGGTTTGATCGAAGTGCCTTTTTTTAAAATTCCGACGATTAACCTGGGGGATCGGCAGAAGGGGCGGCTGAAAGCAGCTTCGGTGATCGATTGTCAGGAGAGCAGAGCCGATATCACCCGGGCGATAAAAAAAACCCTCTCCGCCGATTTTCGTAGGACGCTTGCATCTGTCACCTCTCCCTATGGAGTGGGGGAGGCGGCCCGGCGGATTGTGGAGATCATCCAGGCGACACCTCTGAAAAGCCTCACGGAAAAATCTTTTTATGCTCCAAAGGAATGGGGTGACGGGGAGGGGGGCTGA
- a CDS encoding formyl transferase, with amino-acid sequence MGAGRPDGTLRVVFIGCVQSSRVALTTLLAIPEVEVVGVITRGGSDFNADFDSLADLAGEGSGISLFMADEEPRNEMAGWIRDLHPDIVYCIGWSWLLPGEILAIPPKGVVGYHPAALPQNRGRHPIIWALALGLDETASSFFLMDEGADSGDIISQERVTIDHDEDAGTLYAKLMALLPNQITTFTHQLISGNLTPQPQDHSQANHWRKRSPADGEIDWRMPAQGIYNLVRALTRPYPGATCQWRGQTIQVWQVAVVAEAPVNIEPGKVLAREGETVTVKCGVGAIRILEHTFPEIPDRGEDLTCRSF; translated from the coding sequence ATGGGAGCAGGGAGGCCAGATGGCACGCTACGGGTGGTTTTTATCGGCTGTGTTCAGAGTAGTCGGGTCGCATTGACTACGCTGTTGGCCATCCCCGAGGTCGAAGTGGTGGGTGTGATCACCCGGGGTGGCTCTGATTTTAATGCTGATTTTGACTCTTTGGCAGATCTGGCTGGGGAGGGTTCGGGAATTTCGCTCTTTATGGCGGATGAAGAGCCACGGAATGAAATGGCCGGATGGATCCGTGACCTGCACCCCGATATTGTCTACTGCATCGGTTGGTCGTGGTTGCTTCCAGGGGAGATCTTGGCGATTCCACCCAAGGGAGTGGTGGGGTATCATCCGGCAGCCTTGCCTCAAAACCGGGGACGCCATCCCATCATCTGGGCGTTGGCGTTGGGTCTTGATGAAACCGCCTCCAGCTTTTTTTTGATGGATGAAGGGGCGGATAGCGGCGATATCATCAGTCAGGAAAGGGTCACCATTGACCATGACGAGGATGCCGGAACCCTCTACGCCAAGTTGATGGCCTTGCTGCCAAATCAGATCACCACCTTCACTCACCAACTGATTTCCGGTAACTTGACCCCCCAGCCTCAGGATCACAGCCAGGCCAACCATTGGCGTAAGCGCTCTCCGGCGGATGGTGAGATCGATTGGCGCATGCCCGCTCAGGGGATCTACAACCTGGTGCGGGCTCTGACCCGTCCCTATCCGGGAGCCACTTGCCAGTGGCGGGGGCAGACGATCCAGGTGTGGCAGGTAGCGGTGGTGGCGGAAGCCCCAGTCAATATCGAGCCTGGAAAGGTGCTGGCCAGGGAGGGTGAGACCGTGACGGTCAAGTGCGGAGTGGGTGCGATCCGCATTTTGGAGCACACATTTCCGGAGATTCCGGATAGAGGAGAAGATTTGACATGCCGATCATTTTAG
- a CDS encoding PIG-L family deacetylase has translation MPIILAIAPHADDETLGCGGTLLRHLHEGDEVHWLIMTTPGQELKLSPERIKRRQEEIRMVANDYGFAGVHELRFPAIRLDHLPMSDIVGALSSFFQTIEPNTLYLPYHNDVHSDHRVTFEASAACAKWFRHPSIRRMLSYETPSETGYGLPGNGAAFQPHVWVDIDAFLEKKIAILNRFQGEIGEFPFPRSEEVVRSLAKLRGSESGCLAAEAFMMLREFV, from the coding sequence ATGCCGATCATTTTAGCGATAGCCCCCCATGCGGATGATGAAACCTTGGGGTGTGGCGGGACGTTGCTGCGTCATTTGCATGAAGGGGATGAAGTACACTGGCTGATCATGACCACCCCTGGCCAGGAGTTGAAGCTCTCTCCGGAGCGGATCAAGCGGCGTCAGGAGGAGATCCGGATGGTGGCCAACGACTACGGCTTTGCCGGGGTTCACGAGCTGCGTTTTCCGGCGATTCGTCTGGATCATTTGCCGATGTCTGATATCGTCGGTGCGCTCTCCAGTTTTTTTCAGACCATTGAGCCCAACACTCTCTATCTCCCCTATCACAACGACGTTCACTCCGACCATCGGGTGACTTTCGAAGCGAGTGCGGCGTGTGCCAAATGGTTTCGTCATCCTTCCATTCGTCGGATGCTTTCGTATGAGACGCCATCGGAAACGGGTTATGGGCTTCCAGGAAATGGGGCGGCTTTCCAACCCCACGTATGGGTGGATATCGATGCTTTTCTGGAGAAAAAAATTGCCATCCTCAATCGCTTTCAGGGAGAGATCGGTGAGTTTCCATTCCCCAGAAGCGAAGAGGTGGTGAGGTCATTGGCCAAACTGCGCGGCTCCGAGTCCGGCTGCCTCGCAGCAGAAGCATTCATGATGCTAAGAGAGTTTGTCTAA
- a CDS encoding fumarate hydratase has protein sequence MPEFRYADILDPGPDQTEYRCLTRDHVSTVEFEGREMLKVDPAGLTLLAETAMRDVSHLLRPSHLQQLKDILDDPKSSSNDKYVAFELLKNANIAAGMVLPSCQDTGTATVIAKKGEQVWTGGGDREAIARGVFKTYSESNLRFSQVAPLTMYTEKNTGTNLPAQIDIDSVDGDSYKFLFMAKGGGSANKTFLMQQTKALLTPDKLKSFLKEKLLSLGTAACPPYHLAVVIGGTSPDMNLKTVKLASARYLDTLPDQGNDLGQGFRDKVLEEEILEMTRELGLGAQFGGRYFAHDVRVIRLPRHGASCPVGIGVSCSADRNVTAKINKEGIWLEALERDPAKYLPEVEPAGDGGDVVHLDLNRPMSEIRAELTKYPIKTRVMLSGPIVVARDIAHAQIQERLDRGEGMPDYFQNHMVYYAGPAKKPDGMPSGSFGPTTAGRMDSYVDSFQKAGGSFVMLAKGNRSKQVTEACKDNGGFYLGSIGGAAARLAQDCIKEVKVIDMPELGMEAVHQIEVENFPAFIIVDDKGNDFFAGLGL, from the coding sequence ATGCCCGAATTTCGTTATGCCGACATTCTGGATCCGGGTCCGGACCAGACCGAATATCGCTGCCTCACCCGGGATCACGTCTCCACGGTAGAGTTTGAAGGCCGGGAGATGCTCAAAGTGGATCCGGCCGGGTTGACGCTCTTGGCTGAAACCGCCATGCGGGATGTCTCCCACCTGCTCAGGCCCAGCCATCTGCAACAGCTGAAGGATATCCTCGACGACCCCAAAAGCTCCTCCAACGATAAGTATGTCGCCTTTGAGCTGCTTAAAAATGCCAACATCGCCGCTGGCATGGTGCTCCCCAGCTGCCAGGATACCGGCACCGCTACAGTGATCGCCAAAAAGGGGGAGCAGGTGTGGACCGGTGGCGGGGATCGTGAGGCCATCGCCCGGGGAGTTTTCAAAACCTATAGCGAGTCCAACCTGCGCTTTTCCCAGGTGGCCCCCCTCACCATGTATACCGAAAAAAATACCGGCACCAACCTCCCGGCCCAGATCGATATCGATTCGGTGGATGGGGACAGCTACAAGTTTCTGTTCATGGCCAAGGGGGGAGGATCTGCCAACAAAACCTTCCTGATGCAACAAACCAAGGCGCTGTTGACCCCTGACAAGCTGAAAAGCTTCCTCAAGGAAAAGCTCCTGAGCCTCGGCACTGCCGCCTGCCCCCCCTACCACCTGGCCGTGGTGATCGGGGGCACCTCGCCGGATATGAACCTCAAAACCGTCAAGCTCGCCTCCGCCCGCTATCTGGATACCCTGCCTGACCAAGGCAACGATCTGGGACAAGGGTTTCGGGATAAGGTGCTGGAAGAAGAAATTCTGGAGATGACGCGGGAACTTGGGCTGGGTGCGCAGTTTGGCGGACGTTACTTTGCCCACGATGTGCGGGTCATCCGCCTTCCCCGCCATGGGGCATCGTGTCCGGTAGGCATCGGCGTCTCCTGCTCAGCCGACCGTAACGTCACCGCCAAAATCAACAAGGAGGGTATCTGGCTGGAAGCCCTGGAGCGGGATCCGGCCAAATATCTGCCGGAAGTGGAGCCCGCCGGAGATGGGGGGGACGTGGTCCATCTCGACCTCAACCGGCCCATGTCGGAAATTCGGGCGGAACTCACCAAATATCCCATCAAAACCCGGGTGATGCTCTCAGGCCCCATCGTCGTGGCACGGGATATCGCCCACGCCCAAATCCAAGAGCGCCTGGACCGGGGCGAAGGCATGCCGGACTATTTTCAGAATCACATGGTCTATTATGCGGGGCCTGCAAAAAAACCGGATGGGATGCCGTCAGGTTCGTTCGGTCCCACCACTGCCGGGCGGATGGATAGCTATGTGGACAGCTTCCAGAAGGCGGGAGGCTCCTTTGTGATGCTGGCCAAGGGGAATCGCTCCAAGCAGGTGACCGAAGCGTGTAAGGATAATGGTGGGTTTTATCTCGGTTCCATCGGGGGGGCGGCAGCGCGTCTGGCTCAGGACTGTATCAAGGAGGTGAAGGTGATCGATATGCCGGAGCTGGGGATGGAAGCGGTGCACCAGATCGAGGTGGAAAATTTTCCGGCGTTTATCATTGTGGATGATAAGGGGAATGACTTTTTTGCGGGGTTGGGGCTGTAA
- a CDS encoding HAD-IIA family hydrolase produces MSNKPRIQDQNELTPYYARYRESMCALDPTLSQSLKARQMTRVDRFLDLSQQFDLILFDAFGVLNRGPGAIPGASESLAQLQKNGKPFLVVSNNASQAPLRLEKKYSGLGFSLPAEMIITSGMAVKPYVATSPYRDKPYFLVGSPDSRDAYGPDATHLMVNHPDSSRSLTEAEYILFCSNRDYYGKDQEQQLESLLAEKKCPILLANPDLVAPNSADGIEVVAGYTAACLVDRFDLPLIGLGKPFSPIYQLALEHTPGFSPKRTLMVGDTLDTDILGGAAMGFATCLTLSGVYAGQEDQLEALCGIRGIRPDYVVASIAP; encoded by the coding sequence ATGTCCAACAAACCCCGGATCCAGGATCAGAACGAACTGACCCCCTACTATGCCCGCTACCGTGAGTCGATGTGTGCCCTTGATCCAACTCTCTCCCAAAGTTTGAAGGCGAGGCAGATGACCCGGGTGGATCGCTTTTTGGATCTCAGCCAACAGTTTGACCTGATTCTTTTTGATGCCTTCGGGGTGCTCAACCGTGGTCCGGGAGCCATTCCAGGGGCCTCAGAGAGCCTTGCCCAACTCCAAAAAAACGGCAAACCCTTTCTTGTGGTCTCCAACAACGCTTCTCAAGCCCCTCTCCGTCTGGAAAAAAAATATAGTGGACTGGGATTTTCTCTACCTGCTGAAATGATCATTACCTCCGGAATGGCCGTCAAGCCCTATGTGGCCACCTCCCCCTATCGGGATAAACCCTATTTTTTGGTGGGCTCTCCTGACAGCCGGGATGCCTATGGCCCGGACGCGACCCATTTGATGGTCAACCATCCCGACTCATCCCGAAGCCTCACCGAGGCGGAATATATTCTCTTCTGCTCCAACCGGGACTATTACGGCAAAGATCAGGAACAGCAGCTGGAGTCGCTGCTGGCCGAAAAAAAATGCCCCATTCTTCTGGCCAATCCCGATCTCGTGGCCCCCAACAGTGCCGACGGGATCGAAGTGGTGGCGGGGTATACCGCCGCCTGCCTGGTGGATCGCTTTGATCTCCCACTGATTGGCCTGGGCAAGCCCTTCTCACCCATTTACCAGCTGGCCTTGGAACACACCCCCGGCTTTTCCCCGAAACGGACGCTCATGGTGGGAGACACCCTGGATACCGATATTTTGGGGGGAGCGGCCATGGGCTTTGCCACGTGCCTGACTCTCTCCGGCGTCTATGCAGGGCAAGAGGATCAACTGGAAGCGCTCTGTGGGATCCGGGGCATCCGTCCCGACTATGTCGTCGCCTCCATCGCTCCCTGA
- a CDS encoding LysR family transcriptional regulator, giving the protein MSFSDTRLRVFYAVAKNLSFTRAAEELYLTQPAVTFQIRQLEEHFNTRLFDRHHNRISLTEAGDTVYGYAERILELYRETEKAINEMTGVTRGLIKLGASTTIGEYLMPRILSGYHDLFPNVQVRLTVHNTRLVVRKLEDATIDAGMVEGPVKNKNITVAPCLEDELMVILPVGHPLSKHDEIPPESLKDYPFVSREEGSGTRAVIAELLGKGGVAYDDLDTILEMGTTESVKGAVEGGMGYSIVSNVSLRKELDMKVLIAKRIKGVPMKRRINFVYQKQKFRSKAVEEFLIYAKSQCRAQEEDY; this is encoded by the coding sequence ATGAGTTTTTCAGATACACGTTTGAGGGTTTTTTATGCTGTTGCCAAAAATCTTTCCTTTACCCGGGCCGCTGAAGAGCTCTATCTCACCCAGCCCGCAGTTACTTTCCAGATCCGGCAGCTGGAAGAGCATTTTAACACCCGCCTTTTTGATCGACACCACAATCGAATCTCCCTGACCGAGGCAGGCGATACCGTCTATGGCTATGCTGAACGGATTTTAGAGCTTTACCGGGAGACTGAAAAGGCCATCAACGAGATGACCGGTGTCACCCGGGGGTTGATCAAGCTCGGAGCCTCCACCACCATCGGTGAATATCTGATGCCCCGGATTCTCAGTGGGTATCACGACTTGTTCCCCAACGTCCAGGTACGTCTGACCGTGCACAATACCCGCCTGGTGGTGCGTAAGCTGGAAGATGCCACCATCGATGCCGGTATGGTGGAAGGGCCGGTGAAAAACAAAAATATCACGGTGGCCCCGTGCCTGGAGGATGAACTCATGGTCATTTTGCCCGTGGGCCATCCCTTGAGCAAGCATGATGAAATACCCCCTGAAAGCCTCAAGGACTATCCCTTCGTCTCCCGGGAAGAGGGCTCCGGTACCCGAGCGGTGATTGCCGAGCTTCTGGGCAAGGGTGGGGTTGCCTATGATGATCTGGATACCATTTTGGAGATGGGCACAACAGAGTCGGTCAAGGGCGCTGTAGAAGGCGGTATGGGATATTCCATCGTCTCCAACGTCTCCTTGCGCAAAGAACTGGACATGAAGGTCCTGATAGCCAAGCGGATCAAGGGTGTCCCCATGAAACGGCGGATCAATTTCGTCTATCAAAAACAAAAATTCCGCTCCAAAGCGGTGGAAGAATTTCTCATCTACGCCAAATCCCAGTGCCGGGCCCAAGAAGAGGACTATTGA